DNA from Balaenoptera acutorostrata chromosome 14, mBalAcu1.1, whole genome shotgun sequence:
ATTAGCAATTGAAAACTATTCATTTTAAATCCTTAATGTCTATACTTagctaataaaaaaagaagatagaccTTAAAGCTATTTATGTATAGCTTTGTTAGTGAAACATTGTCTATGCCATCTACCTATATAAACTTACTTCCTTTTGTGTATTCTTTAACATCCGGGTGTTACTATGTGGATtcacttttaacattttgagtTTCTTAGTTAATACCTTCaactttatttcaaaatgatttaaaggaaaatataaaaatagaaacaatattcTTTCAGATAATGGTCTcttcagtgaacaaaataaaatgaaggcaCTACTAACTTTCTTACAGTGtatttgttctcttttgtttAACTAAATAATGTCAATAAGCATTAAggttattgtgtgtgtgtgtttaggggcTATCAACTTTAATtaggcctgtgtgtgtgtttaggggcTATCAACTTTAATTAGGCCTGTTACATGAACAAGCAGCTTATCTTCTCTACCTCGCTAGTTGAGGATGGCTCTTCAACAGCAATATCATGCCCTGATAATCAGAttacattttttaacttaaaaggcCAAAAACATTACacatatttttattcctcttctttcatttcctccatcttttcttttatcttatGATAGTTTACGTGTACGTGTATACTTTTTTACTATTACTTTAGTATCCTTTATGGTACATACAATGATTTTTAGAAAAAGGTGAATTAACCGTGGGACTCCAAGGTTAGGCCACAGTCCCTGGCTTAACAAGGATATAAGTATTTCATAAAGATCATACCAGGAACATTTGTAATTTTACCAGGTAGAAAGTCACCTCCTGAGGCAAAGAACTAAGAGCCCTCGTCTAGGGCTCACATGAATAGGGTAGAGGTGCAGAAGCTTCCAGCTCTCTCTTGCCTCATTGTCCCCAGGAATAAATTTCTACACACACACTGGAGTCCACTTTGAAGTCTAAAATGGGGTACAAAGCACAGGTAAGTTGGTAATGACTTGGTACTAAAACTTTCTTTAAGCTATTTGAATGTTTTTAAGTGAAGGGACTCAACACTTTACTGTAAgtgttattatatttattttcacaagACTAAACGCTGGAAGCTTTATGAACTGTATGTAAGCAACAGGGTAAAAGACCCAAGATTTTCCTTCATTGGTTTGATAGCTCTCATTTTTTCTGAATTCAACTTTTTCTACTGATTAAAGAATGATCAACTTTTAAAGTTCCCATCTCTAGTTGATAATAAACCTATTCTTAGCTATGAGAAATAGAAGAGCTTGTAGAATACTACAATGAAGCAGAAGCTTCCAAAGTGATTTGCCAATGGATGGCAGaagaaaaattactttattgCTGAGAGCGTCTTAAGAAATTTTGTAAGCTGTTTGAAGGAATGGATTATATTTGTTCACCTTTGTATTCCCAAGCATTAGCACTGTGCATAACTATACACATCCAATGAATAATGTTCAGTTTCCACATTTAATCTAGGAGATAATATGAGGAAAAGTCCACTTTTAGAAAggctgaaaaaaaatttacttagctttaaacaaaagctgagaagcTTTAGTAAACAAGCTTAACTAGTTAAAAGGGAGACTTGTTCCAGAGGGAaggatgaagaagagagaaatgctGCTGATTTTAAGAGGATTTTGAGTGTTACCTTCCTTCCCGGAGAGGACCTCCGGTTTGAGGGGCAACTCCGAGGTTCCGCCCATGGCAGCTGAACCCTGGATGTCTGCTAGAGCATTCCGGCGGCCTGCCCTTGCTGATGATGCAAAATTGTTGACCACAGGCTCCACATCCGTCATTTTTGATGAATCTGTCCTCATAGCAACATCTACAAATAGAATGTGCACATGAAGAAGAGGATGAGCCTAGTCCAAGGTCCGTGTTCACACTGGTGGTGGTTAAAAGGCATGGCTACATCAACAACACAGAAGCCCTGAATATCTAATCACTGATGGTACCCTGCATCTATGTCTATGTTAAGGTCCTGGAGCTTCTATCTGCACTTTTGTACCCTCGCTGAATAAAGCAGGAAG
Protein-coding regions in this window:
- the PKIB gene encoding cAMP-dependent protein kinase inhibitor beta isoform X2, giving the protein MDVHLDNPGGQESTSNSGKGSSSTGNQQDVAMRTDSSKMTDVEPVVNNFASSARAGRRNALADIQGSAAMGGTSELPLKPEVLSGKEDVKKKDKETAQDQLEKPKDEGK